Proteins encoded by one window of Salvia splendens isolate huo1 chromosome 5, SspV2, whole genome shotgun sequence:
- the LOC121802163 gene encoding cyclin-B1-2-like, whose protein sequence is MDPAKTIPLEGRTDDLLRFGIHGVKSDIIEPHPLQSARRSAKQTQDEMKKKILSNTYGAAFPMKMEMDRQILSKFQRPPGAVPSSFVGLEAFTGTMEEFGFEDYLNDPRESESYRPVDMHHGMEVRLGLSKGPPCPSFM, encoded by the exons ATGGATCCTGCGAAGACGATACCATTGGAAGGCCGCACCGATGATTTGCTGCGATTCGGGATCCACGGCGTCAAGAGCGATATCATCGAACCACATCCTCTTCAGTCTGCCCGTCGCTCT GCGAAGCAAACGCAAgatgagatgaagaagaaaatcCTGTCCAATACTTACGGAGCAGCATTTCCGATGAAGATGGAGATGGATCGTCAGATTCTCTCCAA ATTTCAAAGGCCTCCTGGTGCAGTACCTTCATCATTTGTAGGTCTAGAGGCCTTCACTGGAACAAtggaagagtttggttttgaagaTTATCTTAATG ATCCCAGGGAATCTGAATCATACCGTCCAGTTGACATGCATCATGGTATGGAAGTTCGTCTTGGTCTGTCTAAAGGACCACCATGCCCCAGTTTCATGTGA